TAAAATTAAACCATTTTTTTAAAAGCAAAAATAGTATACTTTCCATTCACATTATTATTTTAGCTAAAATAAAAAGCAAGGCCTTGGAAATATTTGGGGAAATAGACAAACTATTACTTTCAGAGCTTGGCAAAGcatggtttgtttgttttggttttcagTAGAAACGTTCCTTTCTCGTAAGGATCCATATCTCGTTTCTGCAATAGCACTCTTGTACTTTCAAGCAGTTGTTAGCTGGTAACTCTGAAGTAATTAATACATTTTTGTCTGCAGGGGATTTTTTTTAGAAGATACAGTACAGTTGGCCAAGTAATGTGTTTCCATGAAGTCATTTCCTCTGTTCATATTTTTAAATGGCAGTAAGCGGCCATGGTGGAGGTCAAGTTGAGGTCTAGAATACCAGAAAAGTTTTCAGAAAGACTGGCCGTAGAACATCTAAACACATCTGATGCAACGTCTTGAAATAGGCTTTAAGGTGTGTATGCATAAAATATAGAAGGAAGCATGTTGCCAAGCCAAAATAAAGAAAGGGgaggaatgaaaaaagaaaacgttgatgttcttttaaaaaatgaaagaaaattgTAAGATGATTGCAAGGTGAAAAAAACATCCTGCTGAAACAATTcatgaacacacataaacattcacAGTGGAGTATGTTTCCTTTACCTCTTCTAGTAGTAGTAGGGAAGATGGGAGAAAACACAGTAAGAGAAATGTTGATTTGGAGGGCCTGAATCTTTGCATGCCACTGTATGTACATATCTTACTTTTTTATTATCAAAAAGCAATATTTCACCAGAcaaaatatatacacacaaatgAAAAGACAATTACGAAATTTACATTAACATGTACAGGTATTCCAACCCCTATGTACGAGCTGTATTTTTTCCATTTATATAGATCCAACTACAGTAAGGCTTCACAGGAACTTATCCTATAGCTAACACTAGAGTTGAAAAAGAGGTTTGAATTTTAGCACCTTGACAATGTTGTTCCCAAATGTTTAGGATCAGAGCAAAAACAGGACATCCAATCAACAGAGGCATatcttttaaataaataaacaaataaataaacaaataaattgaactCAGACCATGAAGACGTAGTGATACTTCAGTGCTTATAAAGATTACGTAAGCTGGGACTGGGAGAACATGATTATAGACtttcaaaaaaaatcacaaattagaCCTTATTTTACATCTCTACAAGTTCTAAAACTGGACATAATGCAGTAAATGTATTCAGAAGAATGGATGATGAGGGGAACagtagaggagatggaggggagggtGCATCAACTTGGAGAGTTATTTGAACGTGAATATAACACAGCTGACCCCCAGAGGTCAGAGCAGGTGGACAGACGCTAACAGCACCAGGCGGACAAAGAATCGTATATAGGAGAGAAAGATTCTTTAGGCTcgttcttttctggtatccatgtgatgtcaggtgaacgcccctttaggagaccttcggtcaggagaccttcggagtcttgaggttgagaataaatggggttccccttagcgctgtagatggcggtagcacacttcttgtgcaaacaccacaagaagagaagaagtaggggagacaatgggtgcatcccaatatgtgaccttgcctcctccacttgtgcttgtctcctcgtcccgcctcctggcccctcctccgtggagaaaatgataaagtttcccagctgtcagcctcgccacaacaacttttgagggactgtttttcattcaccatcccaattgcaaatgagaaaaagactttacaattgagcttttgcaagatattgaaatataatgctgttgtcagtgatgtcatcatgacgagaagcaagtggaggaggcaagtggaggaggcaaggtcgcatattaaaacgcactcaatgagtgcgttacaatatgcgaccttgcctcctccactgtgcttgtctccttgtaccaggaagtaatatgtcatcatgacatcactgaccactatatttcaatatcttgcaaaagctcaattgtaaagccttcttctcatttgcaattgggatggtgaatgaaaaacagtccctcaaaagttgttgtggctagggtgacagctgggaaactttatcgttttctccacggaggaggggccaggagatggggcgaggccacaagcacaagtggaggaggcaaggtcgcatattgtaacgcactcatagcCCCATTAGGAGACcgattttgagcacactcctttgcattgggtgggcagagtttggGATATCTTTCTCTCCTACATGATTCTTTGAGGCGGATATTTCTGTGACATTGCACTGAACAGCCTCCTTCAGGAGCACATTTGTTTGGGGTGAAAGTGAACATCTTGAAGGTTTGTGGTCACCTCAGAGTAGCGTAGCTATACGGAGGACCTCACACAGCTGAGcatgtaggctactatactaGCCTTGAAGATCTCGCATACTCTCAAGGTGAAGATTTGAAAAGCCTGGTGGCATATCAATACAGTACAGGGGAaagaaataatacaaaaatataaaataactATACAAAAGTTGAACTCATTTTATCCATGGCACAATACACATTTGGCAAACTGAATAAAAcaaaagaccattttcagtacaAAGCATTCTTAAGCACAGAAATCAAACACAGTGCGAGCTTCTTATGGTTTCTTAGAGGACAACACAGGTCAGATTATACAGTACTCTACTCCATGAAAGACAAAACAGAGATCAGAGATGATTATTTCTACGCTGACTGATGTCCAATATTGCTTCATCTTTCAACGTTAGCTCATGCTATCACCCATATAGGTCAGTTCGACCACATCCGACCccaacaacccacacacacacaacaatagagCACAGCAATAGTGGAATGTAGTGTTGCTTGTTCACAACTGCTTCATATCTTAGTATGCCATGCACTCATTATTAATGTACAATGAATGTGTGCTCACTCACTGCATTGGCACATCAAAAATACTGGCATTGTTATTGGCTGAACTGGTTGCCTTGGCGGTCACAAGCACCGGTGTTTAGGAAGGCACCACGGATGTGTTTCTAACAGGGTGACGCAGGACGCGGAGGAGAACTATATTGAGAGCGTATCAGAATTCCTgtcaagactacacacacactgactgacctaTCCACAGCCTACAAAACTATAATACATCAAACACATTCGCTCGTTCACTGctcagtttttcttttttacagaAACAGGCCTGGAAAACAAAaccattaaaaaaaagagagattctATTGCCAATGTAAAACAAAATCAATGAACATGAAGACGGTGTCATCAAAAGAAATCAGAAGCGCAACTCAGTGGAAAGAAATAACATGTATGTAGCCTAAtatattgtttttctttactGTTACAATGCACCAGTAAAACATGTAATACAGTAAGATTCTGTCAGTTAACATCTCTCTGTGTTTTTACAGGGCAAACATGATTTCCAGTTGTTGGCAGACTTAAACAGTCATCTCTCGTAGTCTGGATGCCATAACACTGTTGTTGTGGTGCGGTGTGACATGCAGAGGCAAACCAGTCACAGTGTGCTAGCACCCAGGAATCAGCTCCCATTGGCTCGTATACAGAACAGGACtgatggtgcattcttttgaaactcggttgtcggaaacccagacctccacctcgggaaagtgcaaaagaacgggtactcaactcggggttccgaatctcaaactcggagcacttcggtgtactccgagttcaTTTAACATTAGTGTTATCCCACATttttgtccccagctgttgcaatagagcaCATTTACACCGGTTGTCAGGAAAACAACCTCTGGTCTACCGACAGccaagtttcaaaagaatgagccaacaTAGTAGCCTACACTGCGATGGTAGTCCAGACAACCACCTGTACAGACTCCATTTATGATGGAGGGGTTGAGGCAGACTACTGATGACGCTTATCCTTTAAATGCAATAGACCTATACAACAGGGTATTAACCTGTCTGCACCAGTAGAAAGAAAACACTGAacacaatataatataaaaacacaaaataaatggTACAGGCGGAAAAAACAATCATGAGCCAGTCTTGACAAATCAAAAACGAATGACGACGAAGACACAATAAAGGTGATCTGAGAGATGTGGGAAATTTTTCTCCGTTTTTTGTCACACATGACAAAATACGACCCAGGGCCCGACACACCCATTGTGTCTCCTCCACAGAGGTCTGATAGTGACAGGACACGTTAACAtgaaaaacataaacaaataatgACTTTATATGACAGTTTAACGCATTAAAGAAGGAATCTGTGCATCAGAATACACCTGTACAACCACGGACCGCTGTGAGGGAGGGGCCAGCAGCAACCAGGAAGGAGGCATGGGCTCCGAGGTTGCCATGTACGAGGTTGCCAggtatgagagaagagagggcacCACCATAGTCCCCCATAGGTCAACCTGTACAGGTAAGTAATGTACCTGACCCTAACAGTTTTCCTGCCCCTCCTGGCaagaacccccccaccccagctGATGGAAGCAGTGTTGGAATCTGCGTATGGTGACGTTACGTAACAGGCACAAAGGCTCACCAGCTGGCTTTCGCTCACCCGCTACACCCCCTCCCCCAATCCTTCCCCTAGTTCCAGTGTCTGAGTCAGGTTTCTCCCCCCATTTTAAAACAACTGGACAACTTTCCAGTCAACATTAACAAAATGTGGGAACAAAATGTttatttcttcctcttctctgggTTGAGAATACAATACCCACAATCAGCAATAAACGTACTTTCACTACATttaaaagctaaaaaaaacacataGTACGTTTAGTCAAGTTTACATTTTAGTAAGATCTAGAGAGGCAGGACCTGTGCCATATTGGAACTCTCTTGAATGCACAACAGGCGGGAGGCAGGTGAGCACACCACTATGGTCGATAACACTCTACTTGATgtcggtgtcatatgcatgtcattacagtgtcataatagtatcatgacacagtcatagataagtaataaacattatgtccatgtcataaacattttatgacttttgaCATTGTTATGACTGacccaaggttgtctttgccataaccgaatgtcacttaaggccaacaatcataaaatgtttatgacatggacataatgtttatgacacgtgcataactgtgccatgacactgttatgacactgtaacgacatgcatatgacaccagcgtcaagtgaagtgttaccctGCAGTCTAAGCTAAGCTGACGCTTCTCCGGCATCAGAACCCCCCTGGGGGATGACATAGCACCATTATGATCATCAGTTTGAGGTAACTTACTGTATTGAGACCTTATCGCTTGTTGCAATCATCACCaaatccaacacacacatactgtacacgcgtGGATGACAAGTACGAGGCCAAACAGTGCACCGTGTCAAAATTGACTTTAAGTTAAGAGTATGAGTGGCGTCAACCAATCAAGGTTGTGTTTTGGCTAGTTGGCGGATCCTGCCAGTGGCAGTGAGCCCTGTGTGCCGTCAGGAGGGTAGGACGCTTCCCCCGGAGTAGACTGGGGGAGGGAAACGCGGAGTGTGGGAGTAGCCACAGCACTACTGGCCAACTCTGTGCACGTGGTGAGCTTCAGGTATATTCAGGCAAAgataacacacataaacacctatCCATGACACGTATGTTGGAAAATTCCATGTGAATATTCACACAACTTGAAAATGAAAAGCAAACATACAAAGTAGAGCAAACCTAACAGTAATacgcttttttgtttgtttgtttgtttgtttgttttctctccTATGCGACTGTTGGGTTCCCGTGACAACCCATGACATGTCTCTATGCACcttgtattatttattacttcaaaATGAGCCCAGTTTTTGATGAATGCGCACAAGTAAATACCAATGAGGATGAAAGAGAAGTCATGGAAGAGACTGGGAATGATGGAGAGGGCACGGTCCCTGTAGGTTACTGTTGAACGCCGTGTGTGGAATCTCAGAGGAATGTTGAACAGGGGACTACAAATGTGCTTTTAAATTCTCGGTTTAATTGCTTTCCAATCATTTAAGTCTTTGCTCTCAGTTTGTGAGAGTGAAAAGAAAGATAGAACGAAAAATAAGCCCTTTGGTATgcgagacatttttttttttacataggcctacaatgccaaAATTCCTTCGTCCCAATGTGCCATTGATTAAATGTTGTGCTTTCTGTCAAAGACCCTGCTTGAGTATGAGAGACATGTTTATTTTAAAAGGCTTTAAAGTATGTGACCCCTTTTTATACAATTGAGACGATTTTCACGTGTTTTGTTCCAACCTCTGTCTATGGAATGTGCTACAGAGGAATccttgttttattattttattattagggGTACAAAAAAACAGATAAGAGTAAGAGAGCTTTGGCACAAAACCCTCCATACATACGCTCAGGAGTGATCAGATAAGGGTAGTTATTATACAGTACTATTCCCATGGCTTAGGGCCTGGATTTTCTAGAGCTCGCCAAATCTGCTGTGGGCAGAGCAGCATTATAAAATAACTAAAGGAAACCAGAGATGGTCAGTTCAGTTGTTGTGCCATATGTTGCTATCAGCCATCTCCATTTCACTCCAGAATAATATACTCGCTCAGAAACAGGAGGGGTCATTAAGGCTAGCTGAGATAACGCCGGTGTGATTTGTCAAAAAGGGAGGAGGGGGCGAAGAAATTTGGTGAGTGGAGTCCTCAGTATCGGATTCCCCCTGCAGAGGGCAGTATTGACTTCACAAAACAGAATCCTGCAAAAATGTTTGTGCTTTTTgctgagaaaaaaaataagaCTACCTCCACACGGTTTCTTGGTATTCTGGGGTAAACGCCTGGGCTTTGATATTTTAATATCATATCATGGCCGGTTTGTAggttgtgccgtgctgtgctgggGGCTTCACCCGGTTAACGTGTGAGAATAATGACGATGTGTAGAACAGGCAGACCTTGTGTGCTGACTCCATCATTCCCACTGAGTGAGACTAATTTCGTTATAAACATCCaaagaccacagacacacacacacgcagccaatGAGGAAACAACATACACCATTTCCTCCGCCAATCAGGTAAAACTCATACAAGCCTTCCTCCAATCGGGTGAGCACATATCAATTTTCCCGCACAGATCAGAGGATCACATATAGACTTCTCTCACCCAATCAGACAAGCTTGGAAAGATCCTCCCCCCATGCAAGAGAAAAACATACTGTGTGACGGCACCCCTCAGGTAGGTGAAGGAGAGGTTtagatgccccccacccccactgattgGGACCCTATAAATACTATGTTTCCTTACACATATtgtattttgaaaacacaataaTAGACTTATTACACATACAAAATATTTACACTCACAGTTACCCACAGGGAGAATgataaaaagctttttttttctgtgcaacaCTTACGCAACATGTTATTCCCTTTTTTGTCATCTACGTCGTACACAGAGAAAAATCACAGAAATGTGAACTTTTGAGTGGCATGCCATCCATCTTGTTTGGcacaaatcaaaataaaaaacccATAAAAATATAATTGCTTCATAAAACAATTAAAAGAAACAATGATAGAGGGAAACAGAGGGCCAGGGGGTACTGAGATTGGCAATTACAAAGAGACAGAGGAGCAAAGGATAgacggaggacagaggagaggtgacagagacagagaggtggagacgagagagataaagagaaggggaggaagaggaaggaagaaaaggttGGTCGGGGGAGGTTAGGTTAGCTTAGGTTAGGTTAGCTTGGGTTAGGCTCTTGGTCTGGGGAGGTAAGGTTAGGTTAGCTTATTGGTCGTGGGAGGTCAGGTTAGATTAGGTTAAGTTTCTTCAAATCAAACCTAACCTAACATAACCTAACCTTACCACCCCCAACCAACCTCTTCCCCCTTTCTAAAGCCCACCACAGCAATGCCGTGACGTGACagattgtattgtactgtaggaaggaggcgaagagaggagaggaggggtggcttGTGAGAGAGACGGCGTGGCACGGCGTGGCACGGCACGGCGGCCATCACAGGGAGGACTCGTACTGGAGCAGCTCGTAGAGCAGCGGCCCGTCCCTGTAGCGGATGCCCACCGCTGTGGGCGTGATGAACTGCAGGATGTTTATGGTCCTGCGCAGCCGGCGGTCCACGAAGTGCGCGTCCCAGGCCGGGTAGCGCTTGCGGGGCATGTCGATCTTGATCAGCGGGCCCTCCATGCGGTAGTGGCGCCCGGAGCCCGCGGGGGGCCTCTCGGGCGAGCGCACCTGGAACACGGGCAGGCAGGTGTCGGTGGCCTCGTCGTCCTCGTCGTCcgtctgctgctggtggtggtggtggtggtggtggcgggtggCCGTGCCGGTGGCCGCGTCGGCTCCGGCCATGGAGCGTCGGCTGGGCGTGGTGGCCTGGAACGGGGCCATGGGCTCGGCCTCGGGCGGCAGCGGCAGCCCCCACAGCAGCTGGGCACAGCAGGAGCTCTCGCGCATCCGCACGCGCGCGCCCATGGGGTGCAGCGCGCCATAGTACAGGCCCATGAAGAAGACGCCCGAGGCGAAGCTCATGTAGACGCCGCACAGCACCGGCACGGCGTAAGAGTCGGTCGCCACCGGGTCACGGTAGGCGTACCTGTAGTAAAATATGgaaacacttcacttgacgccggtgtcataggcatgtcattacagtgtcataatagtgttatgtatgtgccataaacattatgtccatgacttttattttattttatgactgttggccttaaagtgatactgtcccatttttggagatAAGCTTatgttacacctccccttgagttaaataataggctcttacctttctcctgtacttccaatcgttttctagttatggcagtgaacattttacctccaagctagcagttaacttccaatcgttttctagttatggcagtgaacattttacctccaagctaacagttaacattgagtcctataagaccagttagccgcgagctggtctcataggactcaatgttaactgctagcttggaggtaaaatgttcactgccataactagaaaacgattggaagtacaggagaaaggtaagagcctattatttaactcaaggggaggtttaatatgagcttatttacaaaaatgggacagtatcactttaagtgacatttggttatgacaaatgtttatgacatggacataatgtttatgacttttctatgactgtgtcatgacactatctTGACACTGTGATGACATGAttgtgacaccggcgtcaagtaaagtgttaccaaaatatcgtatcacaatttttttaacaacacaagtaagtaaacatcactctgatactggtagttaaaggggtatgccactattttggggcttaatacagttaaaatcgttggctggggtttataaaggtggtaaagtgtcttatttttcatgtaagccattgtcttgctttaagacaagttaaaagagggaatatgtcgctaagctagtgaaagtcaatgtatccatgtagcattgtagcatgctacacggatacattgactttcactagcttagcgacatattccctcttttaacttgtcttaaagcaagacaacgcttaacatgaaaaataagacactttaccacctttctaaaccccagccaacgattttaactgtattaagccccaaaatagtggcatacccctttaacatcctcactgcaagacgatctatacgatttctccactttggcagattcgagacgatcttgtacccaatatcacgattcacgatttaatatcgtcattcACGGCCGGAGAGGTTatcacatggaacacacacaaaGTCTTCCATCCAGTAAGCTCTGGGGTGGAAGCAGAAGAcaaccctatttaaccatttcctctCCCACAGTCCATGGTGTGAGCTTATTTGGTGCACGTGGGCTCCCAGTTGGCTGTTTGCCCACTGTCTATTGTATTGTTTTCCAATGTATGGATTGTCATATCTTGCCGCTCCAGTCTTGTGACCACACAAAGTAGATGCACTTGCCTCCAATAATATTTAATGTCCCCTGACCGGAAAATGTATACACCAGACTATGATATTACATGTGGAATTTCCCCAGACAAATAATGCGTGCGAGTAGAAAAAGAAAATACATGGTTAATGTAGAATAGTAGTAGTAGATAAGAAAAACACTAAAAATTTAaattttataataatgtctgcttataaagcattaataacacctagtaaataattaactaatgatgaacaaaacattaacaaatgtttgtaaatgattaggaaatgttaacaaatgtttgtaaatgactaggaaatgttatgttaatattttatatctatcaaacatttacaaatggcttgtaaatgaataaaaatactctATTATacggtatgtaaaatcttgaatatattatttgtagcATTAATTAAACATATTGCATTAAttaaacttagttaataataaaaaaacatttgttaatgttttgttcattcaaaattattattattattattgttcatcattagttcattatttactaagtctttactaagcagacactattataaagtgttacctaaaatgCTACTACGTACCACAGGCAGGTGAGCACGGTGTTCTCGGCCAGCACCAGGAGGTAGTAGGCCACCATGCGGTAGCGCGTGCGGCCCTCCTTCACGTTGAACCAGCAGAAGATGTAGACGATGCCCACCACCATGTTGAAGAGCACCTGcagggacacaagcacacacaccaatggGAAATGCAAAAAGACATATGTACAGTAGCATGAAGACACAGCTAGAGTATAAGATGACTCAAATGCATCCAGGCCTGTGGCCCACTACCACGAAGGGGAACATCAGAGCAACTCTAATGTTTAGAGGTTAATCAGGAACATAGGTTGACTTTTCCTTCTGTAATGTTTGGCAAATTAtcactttcctcctcctcctcctcctgcttctcctcctcagcTCAGCTCCCCATGTGCCCTTCATTCCTCCCGCTCActcctgctttttttctttttctttcattctttctttcttttttctttccttttcctctgACGGCAGAATTCCACGCCGATGGTGGTGTCACATTCCATATCAGCGTATCTAaagcccaatcacacacacacttaacagacacacaaaacatgcatgttGAAGAGCACCTCCTCCCACTTGGACATGCAGAAGTCCGTGCCGCCGTGCACCACCCAGAAGGCCATGGCGCACCAGTGCACCACCACGAAGATGCCGAAGTAGATGTGGAAGATGGAGGCGAAGAGGGCGAAGGAGAGCACGCGCGACGAGATGGTGAAGAGGCGCCAGAAGATGTGCACCAGCGCGCCGCGGTAGCTCATGCTCTTCTTGTCGTCGCGCGAGTCGCGCAGCAGCTTGTGGTAGGAGGCGAGCACCCAGGCCAGGGACATCAGGGAGGCCACCGACGACACGCCTGCAGGGACGAAAAGACACATGTGGACACagctagtgtacacacacacacatacaggaggcGAGCACCCAGGCCAGGGATGTCAAGGAGGCCACCGATGACACGCCTGcagggacacaagcacacaccatgAAGACACagctagagtacacacacacacgcacacacatacacacacaccaaacacacacacacacacacatacaggaggtTAGCACCCAGGCCAGGGACATCAGCGAGGCCACCGACGACACGTCTGCAGccgggacacaaacacacacaccaatagggaATAGGAAAATACATATGTAGACATATGTGGACACAGCTAGAGTATAAATGCggtggcacggttgatattcaatcccatgttactcctctatttattgagttgcactggctaccgattgccgctcggatcaagcacaaggccttgacccttgcctacagaaccatcgcaggaacgcccccagcttatctgaaggacttactaaaaccttatgttcctggaagagaactgcgctcctccagctcaagccgtctggctctgccatccagtcgctctaggtactcccagtcaagactgttctccgttgttgtacccaagtggtggaacggtctcccagaggcagcaagactaagcacatctcttgtatccttcaagaagcaagtaaagactctcctctttcgtgactatctactagactaatgtttgagctgccctagccccaggccccaggctcttgacatgatgtgtatgtatgtatgtatgtatgtatgtatgtgtgtgtgtactctactttaaaaaaaaatgctaactaacccttctttgcatctgcacttgttgtactgtatatttcctgtgcactttgtatctgctagtgatgttggctatgattatgtcctcttctgaaagttgctatggttataaagcgtctgccaaatgtaatgtaatgtaatgtaatgtaataatgaataccggtatactgtataatgtgaaGAAATAGCTACAGTAAACAGTAATATCACACACAcgaagcacacacaaaaacatgcacacacatacacacaaacacacaaacacacacacacacacacacacacacacacacacacacacacacacacacacacacacacacacacacacacacacacacacacacacacacacacacacacacacacacacacacacactaagacatgcatgcatgcatgcacgcacacacacgcacacgcacacacacacacagaatggttaTGTGAGCAACACAGTAAAACATGTTTGACAGTAGGGATTTACAGAAGACCTCAGGGCCATTCACATGAGACGCCAAAAAGACAAATATTTGCACACATTCGCAAAcaatttttgtctgtttgttctgACGTCTGACTtggcaaatgtttgtaaacatggGCAAACATCTGAGGCCGCAGTTCCTACTGAACATCCAGTGACATTTGGCCGTGGCTTATGGAAAAATTGAATTATCTAGAATCT
This is a stretch of genomic DNA from Engraulis encrasicolus isolate BLACKSEA-1 chromosome 19, IST_EnEncr_1.0, whole genome shotgun sequence. It encodes these proteins:
- the xkr6a gene encoding XK-related protein 6 isoform X4, whose translation is MAAKSDGVGVATGFAQLHNLDEAVAGCDDDGLDSTAIHICHCCNTSSCYWGCRSACLRSLLGKGSGGRRPHTGERLWLDCLWIVLAMLVFFWDVGTDLWLALDYYSKRDYLWFGLTLFFVLVPSVLVQILSFRWFVQDYTGGGLGAVEGLSKRATAGLSTGIYGRDRCCQISVWMWQIFIHIIQMGQVWRYIRTMYLGIQSRRQQEHRRRFYWAMMYEYADVNMLRLLETFLESAPQLVLQLSIMIQKNRAETLQCVSSVASLMSLAWVLASYHKLLRDSRDDKKSMSYRGALVHIFWRLFTISSRVLSFALFASIFHIYFGIFVVVHWCAMAFWVVHGGTDFCMSKWEEVLFNMVVGIVYIFCWFNVKEGRTRYRMVAYYLLVLAENTVLTCLWYAYRDPVATDSYAVPVLCGVYMSFASGVFFMGLYYGALHPMGARVRMRESSCCAQLLWGLPLPPEAEPMAPFQATTPSRRSMTDDEDDEATDTCLPVFQVRSPERPPAGSGRHYRMEGPLIKIDMPRKRYPAWDAHFVDRRLRRTINILQFITPTAVGIRYRDGPLLYELLQYESSL
- the xkr6a gene encoding XK-related protein 6 isoform X2; amino-acid sequence: MAAKSDGVGVATGFAQLHNLDEAVAGCDDDGLDSTAIHICHCCNTSSCYWGCRSACLRSLLGKGSGGRRPHTGERLWLDCLWIVLAMLVFFWDVGTDLWLALDYYSKRDYLWFGLTLFFVLVPSVLVQILSFRWFVQDYTGGGLGAVEGLSKRATAGLSTGIYGRDRCCQISVWMWQIFIHIIQMGQVWRYIRTMYLGIQSRRQQEHRRRFYWAMMYEYADVNMLRLLETFLESAPQLVLQLSIMIQKNRAETLQCVSSVASLMSLAWVLASYHKLLRDSRDDKKSMSYRGALVHIFWRLFTISSRVLSFALFASIFHIYFGIFVVVHWCAMAFWVVHGGTDFCMSKWEEVLFNMVVGIVYIFCWFNVKEGRTRYRMVAYYLLVLAENTVLTCLWYAYRDPVATDSYAVPVLCGVYMSFASGVFFMGLYYGALHPMGARVRMRESSCCAQLLWGLPLPPEAEPMAPFQATTPSRRSMAGADTDDEDDEATDTCLPVFQVRSPERPPAGSGRHYRMEGPLIKIDMPRKRYPAWDAHFVDRRLRRTINILQFITPTAVGIRYRDGPLLYELLQYESSL
- the xkr6a gene encoding XK-related protein 6 isoform X1, which translates into the protein MAAKSDGVGVATGFAQLHNLDEAVAGCDDDGLDSTAIHICHCCNTSSCYWGCRSACLRSLLGKGSGGRRPHTGERLWLDCLWIVLAMLVFFWDVGTDLWLALDYYSKRDYLWFGLTLFFVLVPSVLVQILSFRWFVQDYTGGGLGAVEGLSKRATAGLSTGIYGRDRCCQISVWMWQIFIHIIQMGQVWRYIRTMYLGIQSRRQQEHRRRFYWAMMYEYADVNMLRLLETFLESAPQLVLQLSIMIQKNRAETLQCVSSVASLMSLAWVLASYHKLLRDSRDDKKSMSYRGALVHIFWRLFTISSRVLSFALFASIFHIYFGIFVVVHWCAMAFWVVHGGTDFCMSKWEEVLFNMVVGIVYIFCWFNVKEGRTRYRMVAYYLLVLAENTVLTCLWYAYRDPVATDSYAVPVLCGVYMSFASGVFFMGLYYGALHPMGARVRMRESSCCAQLLWGLPLPPEAEPMAPFQATTPSRRSMAGADAATGTATRHHHHHHHQQQTDDEDDEATDTCLPVFQVRSPERPPAGSGRHYRMEGPLIKIDMPRKRYPAWDAHFVDRRLRRTINILQFITPTAVGIRYRDGPLLYELLQYESSL
- the xkr6a gene encoding XK-related protein 6 isoform X5 — its product is MAAKSDGVGVATGFAQLHNLDEAVAGCDDDGLDSTAIHICHCCNTSSCYWGCRSACLRSLLGKGSGGRRPHTGERLWLDCLWIVLAMLVFFWDVGTDLWLALDYYSKRDYLWFGLTLFFVLVPSVLVQILSFRWFVQDYTGGGLGAVEGLSKRATAGLSTGIYGRDRCCQISVWMWQIFIHIIQMGQVWRYIRTMYLGIQSRRQQEHRRRFYWAMMYEYADVNMLRLLETFLESAPQLVLQLSIMIQKNRAETLQCVSSVASLMSLAWVLASYHKLLRDSRDDKKSMSYRGALVHIFWRLFTISSRVLSFALFASIFHIYFGIFVVVHWCAMAFWVVHGGTDFCMSKWEEVLFNMVVGIVYIFCWFNVKEGRTRYRMVAYYLLVLAENTVLTCLWYAYRDPVATDSYAVPVLCGVYMSFASGVFFMGLYYGALHPMGARVRMRESSCCAQLLWGLPLPPEAEPMAPFQATTPSRRSMAGDDEATDTCLPVFQVRSPERPPAGSGRHYRMEGPLIKIDMPRKRYPAWDAHFVDRRLRRTINILQFITPTAVGIRYRDGPLLYELLQYESSL